AGAGGACAACATGAAAAAAGAAATTGAATTAGTAATTCCACCCGGTTTTATAAACGATTATTCTTATCAAAAAAATCTCGCAGCTCAAAAGCTCAAACTTAATATCGAAGAGATTACCGCTGTTCAAATTATACGCCGCTCTGTTGATGCACGCAGCAAGAATCCTATTTATAGAACAAAAGCAATTGTTTATATAAACGAAGAACCAACTGAACTATTTTCTCCAATTAATTTTTCACATATCAAAAACGGTAAGCAAGTTTTAATTGTTGGAATGGGTCCCGCTGGAATGTTTGCTGCTTTACGTTTGATCGAGTTGGGAATTAAACCTATCATATTTGAACGTGGGAAAGATGTACAGACACGCAGAAGAGATCTGAGAGAAATTCAGCAATTTGGTAAAGTGAACCCGGATTCAAATTATTGTTTTGGTGAAGGAGGTGCCGGTACTTATAGCGATGGAAAACTTTATACACGTTCTACCAAACGCGGGGATGTAAACCGGATTTTAAATATATTGGTTCAGCACGGTTCACCAATAGAAATCTTGATTGATGCACATCCTCATATCGGATCAAACATACTACCGCAGGTTGTTAGTGCAATAAGGAAAACAATTCTAGATTGCGGCGGTGAAATTCATTTTGAATCTCGAGTAACAGATTTGATTAAAGAAGAGAGAAAAATTAAAGGTGTTATTGTTAATGGTGAGGATGAATTCATCGGTGATTCCTTGATAGTAGCAACCGGGCATTCCGCGCGTGATATTTATTATCTGTTGGATCGTCACAATATAAAAATTGAAGCAAAACCATTTGCAGTTGGAGTTCGTATTGAACATCCACAAAAATTGATTGATGAAATTCAGTATCATACAACTGAGCGGAATCAAAACTTACCGGCGTCAAATTACAATTTAACATGTCAAGTAGATAACCGAGGCGTTTATTCTTTTTGTATGTGTCCGGGAGGAATAATAATTCCGGCTTCAACAGGACCGAATGAGCTTGTCCTAAACGGAATGAGTGTTTCAAGACGCGATTCTCCATTTGCAAATTCCGGATTAGTAGTTTCTGTTGATGAAAGAGATTGGACTGATTATAAAACGTATAATGTATTTGCCGGATTGGAATTTCAAAAAGAGATTGAACGAATTGCATTCGATGCCGGTGGTAAAACTCAACGAGCACCGGCACAAAGAATTACTGATTTCGTAAATCGAGAATTGTCTCAGACACTTCCGGATTCATCATATATTCCCGGGACAATCAGCTCGCCGATTCATGAAATTCTACCGAAGAAAATTTCAGATGGATTAAGGAAAAGTTTAATCATCTTTGATAAAAAAATGAAAGGATATTTCACCGAAGAAGCGCAGATACTTGCTGCTGAGACACGTACAAGCTCGCCAATAAGAATTCCGCGCGATAATGAAACACTTATGCATGTCGAAGTTAAAGGATTATTCCCTTGCGGTGAGGGAGCCGGTTACGCCGGCGGAATTGTTTCTGCCGCAATTGATGGAGAGAGAAGTGCCGAGGCGGTTTGTAGGTTTTTAGATTTTTGTTAAGAAGCCGAATTGTTCAATTAGTTTTCTTGCATTGTCGGTATCAGCCTTGCTTTCAAATGCAACCCTGAATGTACCGCCGGACCCTTCCCAGATATTTAGAAGTTCAATTTCTTTGACGTAACATTTTTTACGATAAAAAGTTATATTTACTTCGGTTAAAGAAAGGACTAAAAATGATAAACTTGGATCAGGCACTAGACAGCGCCAGACAGTTATCGCTCGCCGATAAAGAGATGTTGATAGAAATACTTAAAAAACAAACTATAGAAGAAAGAAGAAAAGAGATAGCAGCAGAAGTAAGAGAATCTAAAAATCTTTATAATACAGGTAAACTGACTCCTTCAGATTCGAAACAAATTATAGATAAACTTCATAATTCACTATCCGAACCAGACAACAATTGAATAAGTTAGTTTTATCACCTCATTTTAAGAAAGCATACAAAAAGATTGTTGGAAAAATTCCTCTTTTACAAGAGCAAATTGATTCTTCTATACGGCTTTTAGAAATAGATATATATGATGTTAGGCTAAAAACACATAAACTTTCTGGTGAGCTATTAGGATGTTATGCTTGTTCTTGCGGATATGATTGTAGAATTATTTTTACTCTTGAAGATGATAATAATGTTCAGACAATTCTATTAATAACTCTCGGAACTCATGATGAAGTATATTAATACTGCACAGTTGTTATGCGCTTTTTTTAAAGTTTAGTTGAAAAACCTAACTTTTCAACTACATCTTTTGCTTTCTCAGCATCACTTTCGCTTTCAAATGCAACCCTGAATGTACCGCCGGACCCTTCCCGTATTTTCAGAAGTTCTATGTTCTTGATGTTAATCTTATTTTCAAAAAGCGCTGTGGAAATTTTACTTATAACTCCCGGTTCATCCTTCACAAATACGAATAGATCATAGATCTGGTTGATGAATCCTTTATTCGATTTTGGAATTTCATCACGCTTAATTCTCGCACTCTCAAATTTTTCCGCAAGCTTTTTGTAATCTTCTTTTGCTACAGATTTTTTAATCTGTTCCAGATCCAAAATAAAATTATCAACCGCCTGAATAATATTTTTCTTGTTTTGTTTAATGATCGGTTCCCAGATTCTAAATTCGCTGGAAGCAATCCGAGTCATATCTCTAAATCCGCCGGCGGCGAAATCGAAAAAGTTTATTGCACTCTCTTTGAAATTTGCAGAGTTGATCAACGAAACCGAAACCAACTGGGGGAGATGACTGACCGAAGCAACAATTATATCGTGCACCTTCGGGTTGAGAAAAGTAATCTTCGCGCCAAGTTTATGAATTATTTCCGTGAATGAATCAATTACCGGCAAATCCGCCGCTGCTTCATTTAAGATGTAAACACAGTTTTCAAATAAAAGGGGATTGGAATTCTCAAAACCGCTGTTCTCTTTTCCCGTCATCGGATGTCCGCCGATGTAAAATCCGTTTCTCTCTTTGGAATCCCAAATTTCTTGGAAGACGGATTTCACTCCGCAAACATCTGTAAGAATCTGACCGGATCTAATTCTGCCGGCTAGTTTTTCGAAAACAGTAATTGACAAATCAACCGGGAGACATATAAATATCAGATCCGCATCAAGAGCGTCTTCAAATGAAGATAATTTTTGGTCGATAACTTTTTGCTGAAATGCTGTCTCGAGAATATCCGGATTATCAAAAGCACTGATCTTATGGTCGGAAGAAAAACTTCTAATTGATTTTGCAATTGAACCGCCGATCAATCCCAAACCTATTATAGCAATCTTCCCGACTTTCAATTACAGAGTCCTGCCGATTGCAATTGCAATTAAACGAAGCTCTTCCATTAGTTTAAGATAAGTCTCCGGCAACAAAGCTTGCGGTCCATCAGAGAGAGCATTTTCCGGATCATCATGAATCTCGATCATTATTCCATCAGCTCCTGCTGCAACTGCAGCACGAGCCATCGGCGGAACCTGATCGCGCAACCCTGTTGCATGCGACGGGTCGGCGATAATCGGTAAGTGGCTTTTTTTGTGAACAACCGGAATTGCTGAAAGATCAAATGTATTGCGTGTGTAATTCTCAAATGTTCTTATGCCTCGTTCACAAAAGAAAACGTTCTTATTACCGCCGTTAAGAATATATTCCGCGGACATGAGCCATTCTTCAATTGTAGCCGCTATGCCGCGCTTCACCATTACGGGTTTGGTAACTTTTCCTAATTCTTTGAGAAGAGAAAAGTTCTGCATATTACGCGCGCCGAGCTGGAATACATCCGTATATTTATCAATTAATTCGATTTGATCCATCTGCATTACTTCAGTTACAACTAACAATTTGTTTTCATCTGCTGCTGCTCGCATCAATTTTAGTCCTTCTTCTCCCATTCCTTGAAATGAATAGGGAGATGTGCGAGGTTTAAATGCGCCGCCGCGTAAAAATTTTGCACCGGATTTAGCAACGACTTTAGCTAATCTGAAAATTTGATCTTCACTTTCAACCGAACATGGACCGGCTATCATCGCAATCTTATTACCGCCAAGTTCAACATCTTTGATTTTTATAATCGTATCGTGTTCTTGAAAACTTCTGCCGGCTAATTTATATGGAGTAGTAACACGGTAAACTTCGTCAACGCCGTCAAGTATGCTAATGTTACGCGTGTCGAAATTTGGTTTTACCCCGATTGCGCCAATGATAGTTCGTTCAGCACCATTCGATCTGTGAATCTGAAATCCGAAACCTTCAAGATGTTTAACTATGTTTTCTATCTGAAGTTCTGTTGCATTTCTTTCGAGTATGATTACCAATGTTAACTCCTAATATTAATCGTGAAATTTTTTCTCGCCCGCATTAATTGCAATCGGGATGAAATCTTCTTTTGTTGGAATTGCGCAAGAGAAATTTGGATTATATGCGCAGTATGGATTATACGCCAAGTTGAAATCGATTGTGTAAACATGATTTGGATCATCAACTTTTTCAAAATCTATATAACGACCTACGCCGTAAGTCTCTTTATTTGTTGTCTTATCTGTAAACCAAATTGAATAATAAGTATCACCAGCACTTGTACTTCCTTGATAAACATTTATTCTAAACGGTTGGTTCTCGTAACTGATATCAATATAACCGTAACGAACAGCTTTGCGCGGCTCACCCTTTGTTCCATAGATGGTAACAGTATCCTTCGGGTTATTCGCAGAAAGTTTGCTAGTAAAAACAAATGAAGGATCAACGTCAAAATATTTCAAATCATGAAATTCAATTTTTCCTTTCCTGTTAAAAGGGGAATTAGGTTCGTTTTTCATTTCATCGTTTTTTGCTGTGCGGAATTTCTCTATTTGATCAATATATATTTTTTGTTCTGGAGAATAATTTTTACCGCATGAAACCAAAAGGAGAGTAAGAATAAGAGCAAGACCATTATCATAAAAACGAAATGACTTTTCTTGCCCTTTCTTGTAATCCTGTTCTTGATATTTTTTATTTCTTTTCATCATCAATCTTTTTCTTTAGTTCGCTAAGTTTGTTTAACGCCTCAAGCGGAGTTAAACTGTTGATCGAAATATCGGAAATATGTTTGCGTAATTCTTCATCTTTCATCTCGAATAAACTGATCTGAAAATCATCAGCACCTTTTAGCTTTGCAAGTTTTGCTTTCTTCATTTCATAAGGAGTAAGTTCTTTACTTTCCAAATTAGCAAGAATTTCTTTCGCGCGGTTAGTTACGAATAGCGGCAAGCCGGCCATTTGTCCAACTTGAATTCCGTAACTATGATCGGCTCCGCCCGAAGAAACTTTGTGTAAGAAAATTACTTTATCACCGTACTCACGTACCTCAACTTTGAAATTTTTTATGCGGGGGAATAACGTTGCCATCTCATTCAGCTCGTGATAGTGAGTAGCGAATAAAGTCTTTGCTGCAAGTTTCGGATTTTCATGTAAGTATTCCGTAATTGCCCAAGCAATTGAGATTCCGTCAAACGTGCTTGTGCCGCGCCCGAGTTCATCCAGCAGTATTAAACTCTTGCTGGTTGCGTTGTTCAAAATATTTGCGGCTTCCTGCATCTCAACAAGAAAAGTTGATTCTCCCGCAGAAATATTATCGCTTGCACCGACTCGTGTATAAATTCTATCAATCAAACCGATCTTTGCAGATGAAGCCGGAACGAACGAACCGATCTGTGCCATCAAGACAATTAATCCAACTTGGCGTAAGTAAACAGATTTACCCGCCATGTTCGGTCCGGTAAGTAATATTATCTGCTCATCGGATGAAGATAGTTTGCAGTTGTTCGGAGTAAATTTTTCTCCCGGTGGAAGAATTCTTTCAACAACTGGATGCCTTCCGTCAATAATTTCGAGCTGATCAGATTCATCAAGCTGTGGACAAACATATTTATAATCGTCTGCGCATTCCGAAAATGATTGGTAACAATCGAGCATGGCAATCAAGCGCGCGTTCTCCTGGATTGCTTCTGTCTCGGAAGCGGAGGCAATTCTAACTTGATCGAAAAGCTGGTATTCAAGATTACCAATATTCTCTGCCGCATTTAGAATTTTATCTTCATACTCTTTTAATTCGGGAGTGATAAATCTTTCGCTATTTACCAGGGTCTGTTTACGAATATAATTTTCCGGCACTTTATCTTTGTTAGCGTTGCTGATATCGATGTAATATCCAAAAACCTTATTGTAACTTACTTTCAGAGAAGAAATTTTTGTCCTTTCACGTTCGGTTTTCTGCAGATTTGTAATCCAATCTTTCGCATTTGTAGATAGTCCGCGCAGTTCGTCAAGTTCCGGACTGTATCCGTCCCTAATAACTCCGCCATCGGAAACAGAAAGCGGCGGATCATCTGCAATTGCTAATTCGATTTTTTCAACAATCTGATCCAAAGAATTTAAACGCTGATTAATTGCAACAAGCGTTTCCACGGAAGTCTGATCTAATAGTTGTTTGATAAGAGGAATTTTTTTAAGCGATGTTTTTAAATGAAGAAGTTCGCGCGGATTAACTCTTCCCGTACAAATTTTTGATGTCAGCCGCTCAAGATCGCCGATCTCTTTTAATTCATTCTGTAAATTTTTTCTAAGAGTTTTATTTTGAAGAAGTTCGGCAATAGATTCTTGCCTCTTTAATATCGGTTCCAATTTTCTCAGCGGTGCAGAGATCCATTTCTTCAGCATCCGTCCGCCCATAGAAGTTGCAGTCTTATCAAGAATTGATATCAACGAACCTTCACGCTCGCCTTCCTGCATCGTAAACATAATTTCAAGGTTACGCTTGGTCGAATAATCAAGGATCATGTAATCGGATGGATTATGACGCGAAATTTTATTTATGTGAGTTAGATTTGCTTTCTGTGTTTCGCGTAAGTAGTTCAACGCAGCACCGGCAGCACATATTCCGGCGTTTAATGTTTCAATTCCAAATCCTTTTAATGTCTTTGTGTTGAAATGATTCATCAAAAGTTCGGAAGAATATTCGTAATTGAAAATCCAGTCGTCAATCTTTGTTATTCTAGCCAATGGAACTGCTTTATGAATCAAAGGTTCGAGTTCCTGCTTAAGTCTTTTGGGAATCAAGATTTCGGAAGGATTTATTGAGCTGAGTTGCTGTGATGCTTCGGAACTTATAACCTCGAATGTTGAGAACTCTCCCGTTGAAATATCGCAGAATGCAATTCCCGCAATTTCATTTTCGATATAAACTGATAGGAGGTAATTATTTTTTTTGTGATCAAGAAGTTTATCGGATATCGCGACACCCGGAGTTACAATCTCAACTACATCACGCTTTACAATACCTTTTGCAAATTTAGGATTTTCCATCTGCTCGCAGACGGCAACTCTATAGCCTGCCCTAACTAGTTTAGGCAAGTATGTATCAATCGCATGATGCGGGAATCCTGCAAGAGGAACGTCGCCGGCTCCGCCGTTAGCTCGTTTAGTTAGTGTTATACCGAGCACTTTTGATGCGATTTTTGCATCTTCCTCAAATGTTTCAAAGAAATCTCCCATTCGGAAAAGCAAAATTGTATCCGGATAGTTCTCTTTGATCCTTCCATATTGTGCCATCAAAGGAGTGATCGACATAGCTTGCTTTAGTTTTGTGTCAAAAATAGTTTAATGAGCGATTAGAATCAAAAGTAGCTTTTAACTGTTAGCAATTAGCCATTAGCTATTTGCCGTCAGAGGAGTATAAACATTTCTTTTCCCTAATTTCCTTCGCTAACACGTAACAACTTTTATTGAGAAATTAAATTGTCTCTTATTTTGAAAATATATCCAAAACTCTTCTTATAAGTATTTTAATTCTCTTAAAAATATTGCCCATCCACATAAATAATTTTTTTATTATTTTCTAACGGCTAATTGCTAAAAGCTAACAACTATTATAAAATAGAATAAGGGAATTATGACGATCAAAACAATAATTTTTGGCGCAAGCGGAATGGTAGGGGAAGGTGTTCTTCTTCAGGCAATCTCAGATCCGGATGTTGAATCGATCTTAGTAATTGGGAGAAGATCATGCGGCATCAAAAATGAAAAGTTGAAAGAGATAATTCATAACGATTTTTTCAACTTTTCAGCAATTGAAAAAGATTTAGTAGGCTACAATGCATGTTTCTTTTGTCTCGGTGTTTCTTCGGTCGGTATGAATGAAAAAGATTATACACGGCTAACATTTGATCTTACAATGCAGGCAGCCGCAACTTTATCTAAAGTAAATGCTGAAATGACTTTCTGTTATGTATCCGGCGAAGGAACTGATAGTACAGAAAGAGGACGTTTAATGTGGGCAAGAGTGAAAGGGAAAACAGAGAACCACTTAAAGAAATTACCGTTTAAAGCTGTTTATCTATTCAGACCCGGATTTATGAAGGCAGTTGAAGGACAGAAAAATTTAAAATCATTATACAAAGTAGTTGGAAATTTCTACCCCTTGATGAAATTTATTCTTCCAAACCACGGCTGCAAGCTGGAAGACCTTGGAACTGCGATGCTCAAATCAGTTAAACTTGGTTATTCCAAACCAATTCTTGAAAATAAAGATATTGAGGAACTTGCCGGAATTAAAAAGTGATTTGTTCTTCTGTATAAATTTTATAAAAAATCAAATTGAATAAACTGTTATCATAAGGAGAAGAAAAATGCAAAACATTAAAAATGGAATGCTTTGTAAAAGAATACAGTTAACGTCAATGCTTTTTCTTATTTCTCTTCCTGGAATAATCTCTGGACAAAAATTTGACAAACTTGCATTAACACCGCCTATGGGCTGGAATAGCTGGAACAAATTCGGGTGTGATGTTAACGAACAGATTATACGTGATGTTGTAGATGCGATGGTTTCTTCAGGAATGAAAGACGCCGGATATCAATATATCAATATAGATGACTGCTGGCATGGTAAGAGGGATAGTCTTGGATTTATTCATCCAGACAAGAATAAGTTTCCATCCGGAATGAAAGCTCTTGCTGATTATATTCATTCAAAAGGATTAAAGATTGGAATTTACTCTGATGCAGGCAACCAAACTTGCGGCGGAAAACCTGGAAGCCGGGGATATGAATATCAAGACGCAATTACTTATGCGCAATGGGGGATTGATTATTTAAAATATGATTGGTGTAATACGGATGGATTAAATGCTGAAGGAGCTTATCAAACAATGCGTGATGCTTTGTTCAATGCCGGAAGACCAGTGGTTTTTAGCTTGTGTGAGTGGGGAAATAATAAACCATGGAAGTGGGGTAAAAATGTCGGTCATCTT
The sequence above is drawn from the Ignavibacteriales bacterium genome and encodes:
- a CDS encoding DUF1684 domain-containing protein encodes the protein MKRNKKYQEQDYKKGQEKSFRFYDNGLALILTLLLVSCGKNYSPEQKIYIDQIEKFRTAKNDEMKNEPNSPFNRKGKIEFHDLKYFDVDPSFVFTSKLSANNPKDTVTIYGTKGEPRKAVRYGYIDISYENQPFRINVYQGSTSAGDTYYSIWFTDKTTNKETYGVGRYIDFEKVDDPNHVYTIDFNLAYNPYCAYNPNFSCAIPTKEDFIPIAINAGEKKFHD
- the aroF gene encoding 3-deoxy-7-phosphoheptulonate synthase, with the translated sequence MVIILERNATELQIENIVKHLEGFGFQIHRSNGAERTIIGAIGVKPNFDTRNISILDGVDEVYRVTTPYKLAGRSFQEHDTIIKIKDVELGGNKIAMIAGPCSVESEDQIFRLAKVVAKSGAKFLRGGAFKPRTSPYSFQGMGEEGLKLMRAAADENKLLVVTEVMQMDQIELIDKYTDVFQLGARNMQNFSLLKELGKVTKPVMVKRGIAATIEEWLMSAEYILNGGNKNVFFCERGIRTFENYTRNTFDLSAIPVVHKKSHLPIIADPSHATGLRDQVPPMARAAVAAGADGIMIEIHDDPENALSDGPQALLPETYLKLMEELRLIAIAIGRTL
- a CDS encoding type II toxin-antitoxin system mRNA interferase toxin, RelE/StbE family, whose translation is MNKLVLSPHFKKAYKKIVGKIPLLQEQIDSSIRLLEIDIYDVRLKTHKLSGELLGCYACSCGYDCRIIFTLEDDNNVQTILLITLGTHDEVY
- a CDS encoding prephenate dehydrogenase/arogenate dehydrogenase family protein; its protein translation is MKVGKIAIIGLGLIGGSIAKSIRSFSSDHKISAFDNPDILETAFQQKVIDQKLSSFEDALDADLIFICLPVDLSITVFEKLAGRIRSGQILTDVCGVKSVFQEIWDSKERNGFYIGGHPMTGKENSGFENSNPLLFENCVYILNEAAADLPVIDSFTEIIHKLGAKITFLNPKVHDIIVASVSHLPQLVSVSLINSANFKESAINFFDFAAGGFRDMTRIASSEFRIWEPIIKQNKKNIIQAVDNFILDLEQIKKSVAKEDYKKLAEKFESARIKRDEIPKSNKGFINQIYDLFVFVKDEPGVISKISTALFENKINIKNIELLKIREGSGGTFRVAFESESDAEKAKDVVEKLGFSTKL
- a CDS encoding glycoside hydrolase family 27 protein encodes the protein MQNIKNGMLCKRIQLTSMLFLISLPGIISGQKFDKLALTPPMGWNSWNKFGCDVNEQIIRDVVDAMVSSGMKDAGYQYINIDDCWHGKRDSLGFIHPDKNKFPSGMKALADYIHSKGLKIGIYSDAGNQTCGGKPGSRGYEYQDAITYAQWGIDYLKYDWCNTDGLNAEGAYQTMRDALFNAGRPVVFSLCEWGNNKPWKWGKNVGHLWRTTGDINACFDCKNDHGSWVSWGVTYILDMQDGLREYAGPGHWNDPDMLEVGNGMSTNEDRAHFSMWCMLAAPLIAGNDLKNMKQETKEILINRDVISVDQDSLGIQGFKYSSKEGVEIWFKPLVKDQWAMCILNRNSRPQKVLFDWGKEKVIDTLSKKDTDFSNSKYSLYDLWAKKNLGTTSEILNVSLQSHDVLMIRLNKL
- the mutS gene encoding DNA mismatch repair protein MutS produces the protein MSITPLMAQYGRIKENYPDTILLFRMGDFFETFEEDAKIASKVLGITLTKRANGGAGDVPLAGFPHHAIDTYLPKLVRAGYRVAVCEQMENPKFAKGIVKRDVVEIVTPGVAISDKLLDHKKNNYLLSVYIENEIAGIAFCDISTGEFSTFEVISSEASQQLSSINPSEILIPKRLKQELEPLIHKAVPLARITKIDDWIFNYEYSSELLMNHFNTKTLKGFGIETLNAGICAAGAALNYLRETQKANLTHINKISRHNPSDYMILDYSTKRNLEIMFTMQEGEREGSLISILDKTATSMGGRMLKKWISAPLRKLEPILKRQESIAELLQNKTLRKNLQNELKEIGDLERLTSKICTGRVNPRELLHLKTSLKKIPLIKQLLDQTSVETLVAINQRLNSLDQIVEKIELAIADDPPLSVSDGGVIRDGYSPELDELRGLSTNAKDWITNLQKTERERTKISSLKVSYNKVFGYYIDISNANKDKVPENYIRKQTLVNSERFITPELKEYEDKILNAAENIGNLEYQLFDQVRIASASETEAIQENARLIAMLDCYQSFSECADDYKYVCPQLDESDQLEIIDGRHPVVERILPPGEKFTPNNCKLSSSDEQIILLTGPNMAGKSVYLRQVGLIVLMAQIGSFVPASSAKIGLIDRIYTRVGASDNISAGESTFLVEMQEAANILNNATSKSLILLDELGRGTSTFDGISIAWAITEYLHENPKLAAKTLFATHYHELNEMATLFPRIKNFKVEVREYGDKVIFLHKVSSGGADHSYGIQVGQMAGLPLFVTNRAKEILANLESKELTPYEMKKAKLAKLKGADDFQISLFEMKDEELRKHISDISINSLTPLEALNKLSELKKKIDDEKK
- a CDS encoding FAD-binding protein; this translates as MKKEIELVIPPGFINDYSYQKNLAAQKLKLNIEEITAVQIIRRSVDARSKNPIYRTKAIVYINEEPTELFSPINFSHIKNGKQVLIVGMGPAGMFAALRLIELGIKPIIFERGKDVQTRRRDLREIQQFGKVNPDSNYCFGEGGAGTYSDGKLYTRSTKRGDVNRILNILVQHGSPIEILIDAHPHIGSNILPQVVSAIRKTILDCGGEIHFESRVTDLIKEERKIKGVIVNGEDEFIGDSLIVATGHSARDIYYLLDRHNIKIEAKPFAVGVRIEHPQKLIDEIQYHTTERNQNLPASNYNLTCQVDNRGVYSFCMCPGGIIIPASTGPNELVLNGMSVSRRDSPFANSGLVVSVDERDWTDYKTYNVFAGLEFQKEIERIAFDAGGKTQRAPAQRITDFVNRELSQTLPDSSYIPGTISSPIHEILPKKISDGLRKSLIIFDKKMKGYFTEEAQILAAETRTSSPIRIPRDNETLMHVEVKGLFPCGEGAGYAGGIVSAAIDGERSAEAVCRFLDFC
- a CDS encoding epimerase, encoding MTIKTIIFGASGMVGEGVLLQAISDPDVESILVIGRRSCGIKNEKLKEIIHNDFFNFSAIEKDLVGYNACFFCLGVSSVGMNEKDYTRLTFDLTMQAAATLSKVNAEMTFCYVSGEGTDSTERGRLMWARVKGKTENHLKKLPFKAVYLFRPGFMKAVEGQKNLKSLYKVVGNFYPLMKFILPNHGCKLEDLGTAMLKSVKLGYSKPILENKDIEELAGIKK